The Erinaceus europaeus chromosome 11, mEriEur2.1, whole genome shotgun sequence DNA window cacatgcgcttaacccgctgcactaccgcccaactcctgcgattttttttttcattaatttagggagtcaggcagtagtgcagtgggttaagcccacgtggcatgaagcgcaaggactggcttaaggatccctgttctgaGATTCGGGTTccccacaggaggtgaagcaggtctgctggtgtatatctttccccctttgtcttcccctcctctctccttttctctctgtctaacaacaacgacatcaataacaacaacaataacttaaagggggggaaacaaaagggaaaataaatataaaaaatgttttaaaattattttatttattcactttttggatagagacagaaactgagagggaagggggatgtaCAGcaggaatgaaaaagaaagatactagCAACACTGcaacatcactcatgaagcattccctctgccggtggggaccagtgcTTTGAATCTAGATCTTTGGTCATTGTAATGTGCTCACTCAACCATTGGGACCACCACTTGAGACCCAAAGACAGTGGTGATTTTATAGCATCCTTGGCACGTTATGTCCATGAAGCAGCAGTTGGGGATCTGCACCAGGCACTTCTTCTTGTGTTTCCACTTCTCTCCTTCCAGAGAAGAACAGAAGCAGTCCTTCACCAGAGGCATGCTCTTATGGCTTTCACTGCCAGAAAGAcagggaggaattttttttttcctccagggttatcactggggatcagtgctggcactacaaactcactgcttctggtggccatcttttccccattttattggataggacagagagaaattgagagaggagggggagatagaaagggagagagaaagatagacacctgcaggcctgcttcaccacttgtgaagtgacacccccccccccccgcaggtgggaaaccaggggctcaaacctgggtccttgcgcttcatactatgtgcatttaactgggtacactactgcctgaccctccccccccaacttttGATAGTTCTGTTCATTGCTGTGTTCTGAGCTCCTATGCTCAATACATATTTTAcattttctgtcatattgcaacataTTGGTAGATAAAGACAGCAGATAGTTAACTCATTTTATTTAATGTGCACAACTTATAAAAATAAGATTTgttaattaactattgatttataaCACTATAAATAAATCCTTATTTAGATTACAAATGCTAATCACAAAATGTCATCAAAACATAGTCTGTGGtgtccgggcggtggcacaccaggttgagcgcacatgttacagggcacaaagacccaggtttgagcccccagtcctcacctgcagggggaaagtttcacaagtggcgaagtagtgctgcagatatctctctgtctccttctttctctatttcttgtcctctcaatttctgactatctctatcaaataaatataaaaaaaacatagtCTTTAAATAATTCTATCTAATGTTTATGGAAAGATACTAAAGAAATTgctttttactgttgactgtaaaccattaatcccccaataaagacatttaaaaaataaattaaaaaaaaaagaaattgctgaCACTGGTAACTTTTGGAGAAAAAGATTAGAGGATTttactttattgttttattattactttccagaggttttttttttttctttttgcctccagggttattgatggggcacAGTGAGACCACTGctccagtgaccttttttttttttttaattttttggatggaacagaaattgaagggggagaggtagatacctacagacctgcttcatcactggtggggcgacccccctgcaggtgcggagccagatCCTCAGCCTGGATCTTTGCACGGGTCCTTTTGCTTCGTACTTTGTGCGCTTAGctcagtgtgtcaccacctggccccatcccagagcactgttcagttctggtttgtcatggtgcgggggattaaacctgggactcttgatgtcttaggcatgaaagtgtttttgcataaccatgatgctatttcaCCAGttcaaattttatctttattttattttttaatttaaaaaatttttttaaatttattttcctttttgttgcccttgttgtttttcattgttgttgtagttgttattgttgttgttagatagaacagagagaaatggagagaggaggggaagactgaagggagggagaaagacaaatacccgcaggcctgcttcacctgcaggtggggagccagggactcgaactggggtcctttcaacagtccttgcacttcacgccacgtgcacttaacccactgagctaccacccgactcccttaatttttttttattacctttatttattggacataaacagccagaaattgagacaggaggagatagacagagagacacctgcagccctacttcaccactcacaaagctttccccctgcaggtggggaccggggactcgaacctgggtccttttgcactgtaacatgtcactcaaccaggtgtgccaccacccggcccccttttatctttattttttaaaagattttatttatttatttattgttgagaaaaataggagaagagagagaaagaaccagacatcccggaccacccaaattttattttttctttacatattttctttacttttttaaaaaatattttatttattgggagtcaggcggtagcgcagtgggtagcAGCgcagcatgtggcgtgaagtgcaaggatcggtgtaaggatcccagtttaagtcccccccccccccacgtacaggggaatcgcttcacaggtggtgaagcaggtctgcaggaatctatctttctctccctctctctgtcttcccctcctctctccatttctctctgtcctaacaatgacgacatcaataacaacaacaataataactacaacaataatcaagggcaacaaaagggaaaataaataaatatatttaaaaaaattttaagtattttatttatttattaatgggaggggtaggaggagagagaaagaaccggacatcaccctgatacatgtgctagtggggatcaaactcaggacttcatgcttgaaagtccaatgctttatccactgtgccaccacccagaccactatGGATTTTCTTTGTTAacaaaagatagagaaggaaggcaggaagagagagagagagatggcgccAGATAAaccagagccagagcatcactctagcatatgggaTGTATAATCACTCTGGACCTCAAGCTTCCAAGTCCAGTGTCTTCCTGggtgcctttttatttatttatttttaaccagagaactgtttTTCAGCATAAGTAGTATTTAGCTGTTTTACTAAAGACTTATGGCTTTTCCTTTAAGAAAAAGGGGGCGGGTGATGAAAAATTttgaatattgtatttatttatctatttatttgatgtAAATAGTTTGATATTTGATAGAGATGGGAtgcaggagatagcacaatagtaaTGTAAAacggctttcatgcctgaggtttcaaagtcccagtttcaatccaggacattgctataagccagagctgatcggtgctctagtaaaaaaattaaaagttaaaataaataaataacacaacagagaaatggagaaggggaagatagaaaacgggaaagagagacatcttcagtatTGCTTCAAGGCTCACTAAGCTTCTACCCTGACATTGGAGATTTGAAgttggttccttgcacatggtaaagggtGCACTCAAccttgtgcaccaccactcaggccctaaaatgatgattttttttttttttaggagagcgACCAAaacactattcaactctggcatatggtggtagagccaggagttgaacctgaagcttctggtggtggtggggggtgtctGAGATATGCAAGTTGCTGCTCTAATATCAATAAATGGAGCTATCTAGTCCAGTCTTCCCTCTTGAGAAATACATAGGAGGGTTGGGCTgcagctcagagggttaagcacacatggcatgaaacttgaggaccagtgtaaggctaCCAGTTCAatccacaggctccccacctgcgaggggtgtctcttcacaagccatgaagcaagtctgccggtgtcttatctttctctcctcctctctgtcttccctcctctctctatttctctctgtcctgtccaacagcaatgacagcaatgacaacaacaataataaccacaacaattataaaaacaacaaggacaacaaaaggaagataaatacaaaaagaaagaaaaataaatgcataaactatacccctcttatcccacaatcttttcgaTCATTAAGTCACcaatgataaattttaaaaaagaagttgaaaaataagaaaacacaaagcagaacttggactgggtttggtgtattgcaccaaacaaaggactctggggttggggggagggttcaggtcctataacatgatggcagaggacctagagagggtcgAATTGTtttctggaaaactgagaaattttatgtatgtacaaactactgtattttattgttgactataaacattaatccccccaataaaaaaagaaagaaagaaatgcatagACTCTTGCAACTGGGAAGTTAGCTCAACTATTAGACTTTAAAGTCTTAGCTCAAGCATtacactttcatgcttgagagtcccaccgTGAACACCAGTACCACATGTTTCACAGTGGTGCTCTGCCTTGTCTATCTCTGCCTATTGTGAAACTCTCTCTTATGTAATAaatgcataatagttatgcaaaaagacgttcACATCTGAGTTCCAAAGCACCAGATTcaattcctctttttcttttttttaaataatttatttctttattggggaattaatgttttacattcaacagtaaatacaatagtttgtacatgcataacattccccagattcccatttaacaatacaacccccactatgtcattcatcatctttcatggacctgtattctccccacacacccacccaccccagagtcttttactttggttcgacttgtgttttcttttctaatcttgtttctcaacttcgggctgagagtgagatcatcccatattcatccttctgtttctgacttatttcactcaacatgactttttcaaggtccatccaagatcggctgaaaacggtgaagtcaccattttttacagctgagtagtattccattgtgtatatagaccacaacttgctcagccactcatctgttgttggacacctggtttgcttccaggttttggctattacaaattgtgctgctaagaacatatgtgtacacagatctttttggatggatgtgttgggtttcttaggatatatccccaggagaggaattgcagggtcatagggtaggtccatttctaaccttctgagagttctccagactgttctccacagaggttggaccaattgacattcccaccagcagtgcaggagggttcctttgaccccacaccctttccagcatttgctgctgttaccttttctgatatgacattctcacaggagtgaatgttgtcttgatttgcatttctctgacaatcagagacttggagcattttttcatgtgtttctaggccttttggatctcttctgtggtgaatattctgtccaagtcctcccgccatttttggatggggttatttgttgtcttgttgttgagtctggcaagcactttatatatgttggttattaaactcttatctgatgtatggcatataaagatcttctcccattctgtgaggggtctcttggtttgggtagtggtttcttttgctgtgaagaagctttttaatttgatgtagtcccataggattatacttgccttagtcttccttgtaattggattcgtttcattgaaaatgtctttaaaatttatgcggaaaagagttctgctaatattttcccctaagtatctgattgtttctggtctaacatccaagtccttgatccacttggaatttactttcgtatttggtaaaatacagtgattcagtttcattcttctgcatgtttcaacccattgttttccaacaccatttgttgaagagactctgctttccccatgtaatagtctgggcccctttgtcaaagattagatgtccataggtatggggcctcatttctgggctctcaattctattccactggtcagtgtgtctgttcatgttccagtaccaagcagttttgatgacaatggccctataatacagtttgagatctgggagtgtgatgcctccggttctgttcttttttctcaagattgttttggcaattctaggtcttttctggttccagataaacatttgtagcatttgttctattctcctaaaaaatgtgcttgggatcttgatggggatagcattaaatttgtagatggctctgggtgatatattcattttgatgatgttaattcttccaacccatgaacatggaatatctttccacttctttgtgtctttttcaatttctttgagtagtgactcataattttcagtatacaagtctttcacttctttggttaggtttactcctagatattttattgtttttgttgctatagaaaaaggaactgatttctggatttcaatttcttctaacttagtgtttgcatagaggaatgccactgacttttgaatgttaattttatagcctgacacattactgtattgcctgatgatttccaaaagcttcttgctggattccttaggtttttccatgtatactatcatgtcatctgcaaataaggagagtttgacttcttctcttccaatctgtatccctttaattccttgatcctgcctgattgctatggcaagaacttccaacactgtgttgaatagtaatggtgatagtgggcagccctgtctagtatctgatctgaggggaaatgtttccactttttcaccattgagtatgatgttggctgtaggtttgctatatatagactccactatcttcaggaatttttcatctattcccattttttgtagtgttttggtcataaagggatgttgtattttgtcaaaggctttctctgcatctattgatatgaccatgtggtttttggtcttgcttttgttgatgtggtggatcacattgattgacttacgtatattaaaccaagcttgcatgcctgggataaaccccacatggtcatgatgaacaatctttttgatacactgctgtatccggttggctagaattttgttcaatatgttcgcatctatgttcatcagagatattggtctgtagttttcttttttagttgtgtccctgtctgcttttggtatcagggtgatgttggcttcatagaagctggcagggagtattccagtgtcttcaatcttctggaagacttttaaaagtagaggtattagttcttctttgaaagttttgtagaattcatttgtaaaaccatctggtccaggacttttatttttgggaagattttttataactgtttcaatttcattagctgtgatgggcctgttcatgttatccacttcctctttacttagttttggaagttggtaggtatctaggaaatcattcatttcttccaggttctctagcttggtggcatatagttgttcatagaagcctcgcatgatatgttgaatttctgcaatgtctgttgtgatatctcctctttcatttactatccgatttatttttttgttttgtgagtctggctaaaggtttgtcgattttgttcactctttcgaagaaccaacatttactttcattgatcttttgtatggttttcctattctcaatgttatttatttctgccctaactttagtgatttctgtccttctggttgctttagggttcctttgttgttcttcttctaggtctttaagatgtgcaatcaggctatttatttgtgccttttcttgtttcctaatgtgtgcttgtatagctatgaacttccctcttaggactgctttagctgtgtcccaaatattttgatagcttgtgtcttcattttcattgaactctcgaaacattttgatttcttccttgatttcctctttgacccagaagttgttaagaagtgtactgttgagcttccacatttcgggactgttactaatcttttgttgcttgttaagtattagtttaattccactgtggtctgagaagatgcttgggatgatttcagcgctcttgaattggctgatgctgtttttgtggcctaacatatggtctatccttgagaatgatccatgtggatttgaataaaatgtgtattccagtttcttgggatgaatgactgaaaatgtccaatagttctagtttatctatctcttcatttagctcccttatgtctttactgattttcttcctggatgatctgtcaagtcgagatagtggggtgttgaagtcccctactatgattgtgttactgttaatatattgctgtagctctttcagtagacgtttgatgtatttagatggcttctcattgggtgcatagatattaataattgttaagtcctcttgattgactgatcctctgagcattaaatagtgtccattcctatcttttgtaatcttatctattttaaagtctatcatgtcagatatgagaatagctgttcctgcccttttttgtgggccattggcttgtatgatagttttccatcttttcactttaagtctgtgtttgtcttgttgagttaggtgagtttcctgtagacaacatattgttgggttgtgttttctgatccatcttcctactctgtgtcttttaatacgtgaattcaggccattgacatttattgatatcaaagattgaagatattttaacgccattcttgtagagttttagagtgttttgatatatgtcctatttgtggtggtctggttgtttataggagacctttcagaacttctttcagggcaggcttggtgatggttgcttcctccaactgttgcttgtctgagaaggttttgatgcttccatctagtctgaatgacagtctagcaggatatagtattcttggctgaaagcctttctcattgagcactcgatagatatcttgccattctcttctggcctgtagtgtttgtatggagaagtctgctgctaatcttatgggttttcctttgtaggtgactcttggtttttctcttgcagccttcaggatcctttctttatccttattcctttccattctaagtatgatatgtcttggtgtctttaggtctgggttaattctgtttgggaccctctgggcttcttgaatatttatgtctttggtgttgtctagactagagaaattttcagctattatggcctggagaatgctttcttcctctccttctctttcttcctctggtaagccaataatgcgtatattgtttcttttgaagtcatcccataggactctgttgttgttttcagcatctcttaatctctttttgagatctcttagttcttttttagttgtctctaattcatcctcaatcttgctaattctgtcttcagcctcatagattctattctctctgctctctactgctttctggagttcatctattttgttgccctgctctgatactgttttagcttgttcagctagttgccttcttagctcagcgatttcagctttcagctctctaataaccatgagataattagaattttcttccatattctcatttgttgttcctgcatttctgattacaattttttcaaattctttactcactcctgttattatttccttagctaatgtttggatgttgaactcgttttgtgcttcaccctctggaggactttttgctggtctcttgtcctggttcgagtctccaatattttttcttgttgttttaaccattttatatattatgttatgagttccctttatcagtacttttcaaattattgatcactattgcctggattgacttgtgtctaagtaatttaattaaagggtttaccgtggtggaagttaacagttttttcaatccctgagttggagctcagtggtgtaaaagcctctttttttttcttccctgtaggctatgggagcctgagggcttttaaactgtcaataggcttcttagcttaatcactgactcctgaccaagagataaagcagggtgtggcagagataatccagtggttatgcaaagagactttcacagcccctcagctatgccaccgaggtataggtcttctcctgagtctcctggttagatctctgtcccctggtgtccctccctgttgctgctccagattctgagggtagtagcaatggagactcagagttgcacttggtgagtctctggggagtcctttcctcccttcagctgtccccttgttgtggagcagactggaggtgatgtctccactgataaactgttgaactgttagcagtcacttaatctctccttaggcccctttctcctctttgtcACCAGCtatgtgtgtttgtactcacgggtgattta harbors:
- the LOC103122162 gene encoding small ribosomal subunit protein eS27-like, with translation MPLVKDCFCSSLEGEKWKHKKKCLVQIPNCCFMDITCQGCYKITTVFGSQVVVPMVDCFTVLCQPTGGKPKLTEGCSFRWKQH